One window of the Candidatus Chryseobacterium colombiense genome contains the following:
- a CDS encoding alpha/beta hydrolase, translated as MKTIKKLIHCKNVTITKKYYRNFLLVLFLLCATHHLSAIAPNFTTKNIKFLSEGDMLAGTIFKPKHISAAVVIVHGSGQEKRMTEFATLLAENDIAVLTYDKRGVGESAGIYAGPEVGTNNVDASNLTLLSLDASAAVDVLFKDLPNNKIPIGLIGASQAGWIIPLTAMKNNKVKFMTIFSGALITVKEQLRFQFYTNGNSNFWATHTEEDARNHTMNDPDKYEFTDTNPLNALSKLSIPGLWIFGGKDIQVPVNLSIEHLNTLISKGKHYEYKLFPTLGHNTAFSNSKEPMNTALEWMKNISILKVKKH; from the coding sequence ATGAAAACCATCAAAAAACTGATTCATTGTAAAAATGTCACAATAACAAAAAAATATTACAGGAATTTCCTTCTAGTATTATTTCTTTTGTGTGCTACCCATCACCTATCAGCAATTGCACCAAACTTTACTACTAAAAATATAAAGTTTCTAAGCGAAGGAGATATGCTTGCTGGAACAATTTTTAAACCGAAGCACATTTCTGCGGCCGTGGTAATAGTGCATGGATCCGGACAGGAAAAAAGAATGACCGAATTTGCGACATTATTGGCTGAAAATGACATTGCGGTTCTAACCTATGACAAACGCGGTGTCGGAGAATCTGCAGGTATTTATGCAGGACCGGAAGTCGGAACCAATAATGTTGACGCCTCAAATCTTACTCTTTTATCTCTGGATGCTAGTGCTGCAGTAGATGTATTATTTAAAGATTTACCAAACAATAAAATACCAATAGGTTTAATTGGCGCAAGCCAGGCTGGATGGATAATTCCATTGACTGCCATGAAAAATAACAAAGTCAAATTCATGACTATATTCAGTGGTGCATTGATAACGGTAAAGGAACAGCTTAGGTTTCAGTTTTACACTAACGGAAATTCAAATTTTTGGGCTACACATACCGAAGAAGATGCCCGAAACCACACCATGAATGATCCAGACAAATATGAGTTTACAGATACTAATCCGTTAAATGCTCTTTCCAAATTATCAATTCCGGGATTATGGATTTTTGGCGGCAAAGACATTCAGGTTCCTGTGAATTTATCAATTGAACATCTCAATACATTAATTTCCAAAGGTAAACATTATGAATACAAATTATTTCCAACATTAGGACATAATACCGCATTCTCAAACTCTAAAGAACCAATGAACACTGCTTTGGAATGGATGAAAAACATATCAATACTGAAAGTTAAAAAGCATTGA
- a CDS encoding glycoside hydrolase family protein, with protein sequence MEKPFTRKEFLKTSALGMTAVFFGSSCTRLLSSEEKPYFNVKPIGRQFALEEYYIWCSSPIWGEDGKVHLFYSRWKKEKGMGGWLNGSEICRAEANSPFYQFEHKEVVLAPREGFWDATTCHNPLIKKVGSQYLLFFMGNSNGKTNTKKIGLATSKSLDGEWIRSDQPLLLPGKEGSWDDHCTTNPAFVKGNDGKYWLFYKSWNTKEYETQKGPIRGNRKYGLAKADSPLGPYKKISENPVIDFSSLPNNVQLEDAFVWKQKGKYHMVSRDMGFFNHEYGLHLTTKDGIHWSQPEIAYLNMKRYITEPAPPKNLNRFGRLERPMILLDKDGETPRFLFGATQGGKFETSTTFVFEILRSEI encoded by the coding sequence ATGGAAAAACCTTTCACCCGTAAAGAATTTCTAAAAACTTCAGCTTTAGGTATGACTGCTGTGTTTTTCGGATCATCATGTACACGTTTATTATCTTCAGAAGAAAAACCCTATTTCAATGTGAAACCAATTGGAAGACAATTTGCTTTGGAAGAATATTACATCTGGTGTTCTTCTCCGATTTGGGGTGAAGATGGGAAAGTTCATCTTTTCTATTCCCGTTGGAAAAAAGAAAAAGGAATGGGAGGCTGGCTCAACGGTTCAGAAATTTGTCGGGCAGAAGCCAATTCGCCATTCTATCAATTTGAACACAAGGAAGTTGTTCTTGCTCCAAGAGAAGGATTCTGGGATGCAACAACGTGTCATAATCCTTTAATTAAAAAAGTCGGAAGCCAATATTTACTGTTTTTTATGGGAAATTCCAATGGAAAAACCAATACAAAAAAAATCGGATTAGCAACATCTAAAAGTCTTGATGGAGAATGGATACGATCTGATCAGCCTTTACTCCTTCCCGGAAAAGAAGGTTCGTGGGACGATCATTGTACAACAAATCCAGCTTTTGTAAAAGGAAATGATGGAAAATACTGGCTGTTTTATAAATCATGGAATACTAAAGAATATGAAACACAAAAAGGACCAATCCGCGGAAACAGAAAATACGGACTGGCAAAGGCGGATTCTCCATTGGGGCCTTACAAAAAAATATCAGAAAATCCGGTGATTGATTTCTCATCATTACCGAATAATGTTCAGTTGGAAGATGCTTTTGTATGGAAGCAAAAAGGAAAATATCACATGGTTTCCCGTGATATGGGATTCTTTAATCATGAATATGGCTTGCATTTAACCACAAAAGATGGAATTCATTGGTCGCAACCGGAGATTGCCTATCTCAATATGAAAAGGTATATCACAGAACCAGCTCCTCCAAAAAATCTAAATAGATTTGGGCGATTGGAGCGTCCCATGATTTTATTGGATAAAGATGGAGAAACGCCGAGGTTTTTATTTGGGGCTACACAAGGTGGTAAATTTGAAACTTCTACGACTTTTGTTTTTGAGATTTTAAGATCTGAAATTTAA
- the topA gene encoding type I DNA topoisomerase → MSKNLVIVESPAKAKTIQKYLGKDFEVKSSFGHIRDLPKKGMGIDLATFSPDYEVSADKKKLVTELKAAVKKAEMVWLASDEDREGEAIAWHLAEELKLKPENRKRIVFHEITKNAILKSIENPRDIDQNLVNAQQARRVLDRIVGFEMSPVLWKKVKPGLSAGRVQSVAVRLIVEREKEIREFVPKASFKLDGIFLNKAAQEISAKLKKDFDKEEDAEKFLEQARTAEFKVLNVETRPGTRSASAPFTTSTLQQEASSRLGYNVTNTMRLAQRLYEEGYITYMRTDSVNLSQEAIEGAKKQITSEYGAAYSSPRNYTTKSASAQEAHEAIRPTDFAVTSIGDAQLNRLYQLIYRRTLASQMANAKIEKTVIEIGNAKLPQHFEAQGEVIIFDGFLKAYGIVKTEDDDEENNEKLLPKVSVGEVLEYKKITATEKFTRPSARYTEAGLVKKLEELGIGRPSTYAPTIQTIQNREYVDKREIEPQTREVVKISLAKDKIKKEVLEEKFGGDKNKFVPTDTGEVVSDFLTDNFKEILDYGFTARVEESFDEIANGDQKWKEMMTNFYSKFHPRIEDVEEHAERATGDRLLGVDPKTGKNVHARIGRFGAMIQIGETDDEEKPIFASLMAGQNIATITFEEALELFRLPFDLNEVDGQPVSVGVGRFGPYVKWGETYISIPKGEDPLSVDQKRAEEIINEKKVADAPIATYKGEPVTKGTGRFGPFIKYQSIFVNVPKRYDFENLSQSDINELIDAKLEKEANRYIQQWEKEKISIENGRWGPFIKFGKAMFKIPKKADDTKYESEELKDVSLDEVKKWITDQDPKAFAEKKKPAAKKTTTTKKATTAKKTVAKKK, encoded by the coding sequence ATGTCGAAAAATTTAGTAATCGTCGAATCACCGGCAAAAGCAAAAACTATTCAGAAGTATTTAGGTAAGGATTTCGAAGTGAAATCCAGTTTTGGACATATCCGAGATTTACCTAAAAAAGGAATGGGGATTGACTTGGCTACCTTCAGTCCCGATTACGAAGTTTCTGCAGATAAAAAGAAGTTGGTAACAGAACTGAAAGCCGCTGTGAAAAAAGCCGAAATGGTTTGGCTGGCTTCCGATGAAGACCGCGAAGGAGAGGCTATTGCATGGCACTTGGCAGAAGAGTTGAAACTGAAGCCGGAAAACAGAAAAAGAATCGTTTTCCATGAAATTACTAAAAATGCCATTCTAAAATCAATTGAAAATCCTAGAGATATAGATCAGAATCTGGTAAATGCACAACAGGCAAGAAGGGTTTTGGATAGAATCGTAGGTTTCGAAATGTCTCCGGTACTTTGGAAAAAAGTAAAACCCGGATTGTCAGCAGGAAGAGTACAATCAGTTGCGGTAAGATTAATTGTTGAAAGAGAAAAAGAAATCCGTGAATTTGTGCCCAAAGCAAGCTTTAAACTGGATGGGATTTTCTTAAATAAAGCTGCACAGGAAATTTCGGCAAAGCTTAAAAAAGATTTTGATAAAGAAGAAGATGCAGAAAAATTCTTAGAACAGGCAAGAACTGCTGAATTCAAAGTTTTAAATGTTGAAACCAGACCGGGAACGCGTTCTGCTTCTGCACCCTTTACAACTTCTACTTTGCAGCAGGAAGCTTCTTCAAGATTAGGATATAATGTGACCAATACAATGCGTCTTGCACAAAGGCTGTATGAGGAAGGATACATTACTTATATGAGAACAGACTCAGTAAACCTTTCTCAGGAGGCTATAGAAGGTGCCAAAAAACAAATCACCTCAGAATACGGAGCAGCATATTCTTCACCAAGAAATTACACAACAAAATCTGCTTCAGCACAGGAAGCTCACGAAGCAATTCGTCCGACAGACTTTGCTGTAACAAGTATCGGAGATGCTCAATTAAACAGATTGTACCAGTTAATTTATAGAAGAACACTGGCTTCTCAGATGGCCAATGCTAAAATTGAGAAGACTGTGATTGAAATCGGAAATGCAAAACTTCCCCAGCATTTTGAAGCACAGGGTGAAGTAATCATTTTTGATGGTTTCCTGAAAGCTTACGGAATTGTGAAAACTGAAGATGATGATGAAGAAAACAACGAAAAATTACTTCCGAAAGTAAGCGTTGGAGAAGTTTTAGAATATAAAAAAATTACAGCAACCGAAAAATTTACGAGACCAAGCGCAAGATATACAGAAGCAGGTTTGGTGAAAAAGCTAGAAGAATTAGGAATTGGTCGTCCATCTACGTATGCACCGACAATTCAGACGATTCAAAACCGTGAATATGTTGACAAAAGAGAAATCGAACCGCAGACAAGAGAAGTGGTGAAAATTTCTTTGGCAAAAGATAAAATCAAAAAAGAAGTCCTTGAAGAGAAATTCGGTGGGGATAAAAATAAGTTCGTTCCAACGGACACCGGAGAAGTAGTAAGTGATTTCTTAACAGATAACTTTAAAGAAATTTTAGATTACGGTTTCACGGCAAGAGTAGAAGAAAGCTTCGATGAAATTGCCAACGGTGATCAGAAATGGAAAGAAATGATGACGAATTTCTACTCAAAATTCCATCCGAGAATTGAAGATGTAGAAGAACATGCAGAAAGAGCAACAGGAGACCGACTTTTAGGTGTTGATCCGAAAACAGGTAAAAATGTTCACGCGAGAATCGGAAGATTCGGTGCGATGATCCAGATCGGAGAAACGGATGATGAAGAAAAACCAATCTTTGCATCCTTAATGGCGGGCCAAAACATTGCAACCATTACTTTTGAAGAAGCACTGGAATTATTCAGACTTCCATTTGATTTAAATGAAGTTGACGGACAGCCTGTTTCGGTTGGCGTTGGAAGATTCGGACCTTATGTGAAGTGGGGCGAAACATACATCAGTATTCCGAAAGGTGAAGATCCACTTTCAGTAGATCAGAAACGTGCGGAGGAAATCATCAATGAAAAGAAAGTAGCAGATGCACCGATTGCAACATACAAAGGGGAGCCTGTAACAAAAGGAACGGGGAGATTCGGGCCTTTCATCAAATACCAAAGTATTTTTGTCAATGTTCCGAAGAGATATGATTTTGAAAATCTTTCTCAAAGCGATATCAATGAACTGATTGATGCTAAACTGGAAAAAGAAGCTAACAGATATATCCAGCAGTGGGAAAAAGAAAAAATCTCCATTGAAAACGGAAGATGGGGGCCATTCATCAAGTTCGGAAAAGCAATGTTTAAAATTCCGAAAAAAGCGGATGATACCAAATATGAGAGTGAAGAGTTGAAAGACGTTTCTCTTGATGAGGTTAAAAAATGGATTACCGATCAGGATCCGAAAGCTTTTGCAGAGAAAAAGAAACCTGCAGCGAAGAAAACGACTACGACTAAAAAAGCAACGACAGCAAAGAAAACAGTTGCTAAAAAGAAATAA
- a CDS encoding T9SS type A sorting domain-containing protein, which yields MRIISLRNNKLIRLAALFAMFLIPVFGFSTMKNDSLKLRISKEGDYKTGVSTKQNNQYSKTLLKDWTKAPNSYVFDPNSSYGGIYIPVKKAYAIWQTNSFFGTSGVPSGTVTADVLWEDVHGLIKANTNYSLEIVGAGEDAKIKIPINKSKEGNAVIAFRVNGVIFWSWHVWVTEDPGNGSTYKSFPGVKRKRNDGTVEVIPDSEWKWMDRNLGAVSNSITGTEWNRNGGLLYQWGRKDPIPPLVMKGGDFYEVSGTIGRIRHRAAKNFDNATNFDNLRQFVLLSNATVNNNIQLAVKNPLSLIYVNKDDNSGPAYYNNNTNLMVNWFGKSSTLTDNKLSELNLWSDNSEGKIITDYNNPDNAAVYKDKSSFDPCPNGWRIPSMLTANLGSASYVDDIRIDFSPFGVQTSLGKDVFESNGYHIIKPNNTNVPSFLQGVKVYPNVGFDFSNVGGMNMGIFPGTGQLTIDSQAGQYTDQHHMGLWTATMARHFDTTPAVGARSMFMISDQYQTDVPDPSKPNIKGRYWYMPTSAVKTSDANACRCLKDPLYVIDDYDFPTEYFSAPVEYVEGLNNPNTYQIVKSNTLSTVEIPVSKAFSVQSQLLGNEAILNAVNFNSLKANVLWTTNTSLINTVTVTNPSPGSVAVLGNSKIVVNINPNQSGNAVITLHNGSITNPVYWSWHIWVTDTDVSSYNYTTELPDATATNYVNYIPKGDILKTEFMDRNLGATDAFPQVADPLTPTAAELAKIRASTGLQYQWGRKDPIPSFQNADNRSGYNVFLGSVSSNGTVAYTTLTPAVYNDLAGNYIVPYTTYSNASNANVLSTDRPSQKIAKVISYAVGHPMVYMIPSSFASYNSSVPNYTNGTDWLATEPNLAADRWGRGGKKSPFDPCPAGWRIPDLTGVTIVSNKDFGISPWYKKDKNVATSYSVASDYLGTRVRNSTSTTIGYMYNDASYQVGNYPNSGSRGFRSVTANQTAQGTFNVNNFQYPGVWTDALTSNYIGRPVNILFDAASTANRMIAFHDNNDPYFGMNCRCVKMKFDQNGEELGVIPKNMVTVGVGGSSGNLATTNLDKEEDTLVLYPNPVRNSLYVKGVAGKLYQFQIFNAAGQLVLAGQFKNNQADLSALPVGVYLVKINNYETVTKIIKR from the coding sequence TTGAGAATAATAAGTTTGAGAAATAATAAGCTTATTCGGCTGGCAGCCTTATTCGCGATGTTTTTGATTCCTGTTTTTGGTTTTTCTACTATGAAAAATGACTCCTTAAAATTGAGAATTTCAAAGGAGGGTGATTATAAAACAGGAGTTTCAACAAAACAAAACAATCAATATTCCAAGACTTTATTGAAAGATTGGACAAAAGCACCCAATAGTTATGTTTTTGATCCGAATTCTTCTTATGGGGGGATTTATATTCCAGTAAAAAAAGCATATGCAATCTGGCAGACTAATTCTTTTTTTGGTACATCTGGTGTGCCTTCCGGTACTGTTACTGCAGATGTTTTGTGGGAAGATGTTCACGGTCTGATCAAAGCCAATACGAATTACAGTCTTGAAATAGTTGGGGCTGGAGAAGATGCGAAGATCAAAATTCCCATTAATAAATCGAAAGAAGGTAACGCTGTGATTGCGTTTAGGGTAAATGGAGTGATTTTCTGGTCTTGGCACGTTTGGGTTACGGAAGATCCTGGTAACGGATCAACCTATAAAAGCTTTCCGGGAGTTAAAAGAAAGAGGAATGACGGAACTGTGGAAGTAATTCCGGATTCAGAATGGAAGTGGATGGACCGGAATTTAGGAGCTGTCAGTAATTCTATCACAGGAACAGAATGGAATAGAAATGGAGGATTGCTTTATCAGTGGGGAAGAAAAGATCCTATTCCTCCTTTGGTAATGAAAGGTGGAGATTTTTATGAAGTTTCGGGTACAATAGGGAGGATTCGACACAGAGCGGCAAAAAATTTTGATAATGCAACGAACTTCGATAATCTACGACAATTTGTACTGCTTTCAAATGCTACGGTTAACAATAATATCCAGCTTGCTGTAAAAAATCCTTTAAGCTTAATTTATGTAAACAAGGACGATAATTCGGGACCTGCGTATTACAATAACAATACAAATTTGATGGTGAATTGGTTTGGAAAGTCCTCTACACTAACTGATAATAAATTGTCTGAGCTTAATTTATGGTCAGACAATTCCGAAGGGAAAATCATAACAGATTATAATAATCCTGATAATGCAGCGGTATACAAAGACAAGTCGTCGTTTGATCCTTGCCCGAATGGATGGAGAATTCCTTCTATGTTAACCGCGAATTTAGGTTCGGCGTCTTATGTAGACGATATTCGTATAGATTTTTCTCCTTTTGGAGTACAAACCAGTTTAGGAAAGGATGTATTTGAATCTAACGGATATCATATCATCAAGCCAAATAATACCAATGTACCTTCATTTTTACAAGGAGTAAAAGTATATCCTAATGTAGGTTTTGATTTTTCTAATGTAGGAGGAATGAATATGGGGATTTTCCCCGGAACCGGCCAATTAACCATAGATTCCCAAGCGGGTCAGTATACAGATCAGCATCATATGGGATTGTGGACGGCTACGATGGCGAGACATTTTGATACTACTCCTGCAGTAGGTGCAAGATCGATGTTTATGATCTCAGATCAATATCAGACTGATGTACCGGATCCTTCCAAGCCTAATATTAAAGGGAGGTATTGGTATATGCCGACATCTGCGGTGAAAACATCAGATGCGAATGCCTGCAGATGTTTAAAAGATCCATTATACGTCATTGATGATTATGACTTTCCAACTGAATATTTCAGCGCACCAGTAGAATATGTTGAGGGTTTAAATAATCCCAATACGTATCAGATAGTAAAATCTAATACTTTATCTACTGTTGAAATTCCTGTAAGTAAGGCATTTTCTGTACAAAGTCAGTTGCTGGGAAATGAAGCAATTTTAAATGCCGTGAACTTTAATAGTTTAAAAGCGAATGTTCTTTGGACAACCAATACATCTTTAATAAATACAGTAACTGTAACAAACCCATCTCCGGGATCAGTTGCGGTATTAGGTAATTCCAAGATTGTTGTCAATATCAATCCGAACCAGAGCGGTAATGCGGTTATAACTTTGCATAACGGAAGTATTACAAATCCTGTGTACTGGTCATGGCATATTTGGGTGACGGATACGGATGTAAGCAGTTATAATTATACAACTGAATTGCCAGACGCTACAGCAACTAATTATGTGAATTATATTCCTAAAGGAGATATTTTAAAAACAGAATTCATGGACAGGAACTTGGGAGCTACTGATGCTTTTCCTCAGGTTGCCGATCCTTTGACTCCGACTGCTGCTGAACTCGCAAAAATTCGTGCATCGACAGGTTTGCAGTATCAATGGGGAAGAAAAGATCCTATTCCATCATTTCAAAATGCTGATAACAGATCAGGTTATAATGTGTTTTTAGGTAGTGTTTCGAGCAATGGGACTGTTGCTTATACTACGCTTACTCCGGCAGTGTATAATGATCTTGCCGGTAACTATATTGTTCCTTATACTACTTATTCGAATGCCTCAAATGCAAATGTTTTATCTACAGACAGGCCTTCGCAAAAAATTGCAAAAGTAATTTCTTATGCGGTAGGACATCCTATGGTATATATGATACCAAGTAGCTTTGCTTCCTATAATTCTTCTGTTCCCAATTATACCAACGGAACAGACTGGCTTGCAACAGAACCTAATCTTGCTGCGGATAGATGGGGAAGAGGTGGTAAAAAATCTCCTTTTGATCCGTGTCCTGCGGGGTGGAGAATTCCTGATTTGACAGGTGTTACAATAGTGAGTAATAAAGATTTTGGAATCTCTCCTTGGTATAAAAAAGATAAGAACGTAGCAACAAGCTATAGTGTTGCTAGTGATTATTTAGGAACCAGGGTTCGAAACAGTACTTCTACCACGATAGGCTACATGTATAATGATGCCAGCTATCAGGTTGGCAATTATCCCAACTCGGGTTCTAGAGGCTTTAGAAGCGTAACGGCCAATCAAACTGCTCAGGGAACATTTAATGTAAACAATTTTCAGTATCCCGGAGTATGGACAGATGCGCTTACTTCCAATTATATCGGAAGACCCGTTAATATTCTTTTTGATGCCGCATCAACTGCAAACCGAATGATTGCTTTTCATGATAATAATGATCCTTACTTTGGAATGAATTGCAGATGCGTAAAAATGAAATTTGATCAGAATGGCGAGGAACTGGGAGTAATACCTAAAAATATGGTAACTGTTGGAGTGGGTGGCTCTTCCGGGAATTTAGCAACAACTAATCTGGATAAAGAAGAGGATACACTTGTTTTATATCCAAATCCTGTTCGTAATAGCTTATATGTAAAAGGAGTTGCAGGTAAACTGTATCAATTTCAGATATTTAATGCTGCCGGACAACTTGTTTTGGCGGGGCAGTTTAAAAATAACCAGGCTGATCTTTCCGCTCTTCCTGTTGGAGTGTATTTAGTTAAAATCAATAATTACGAAACAGTAACGAAAATTATTAAACGATAG
- a CDS encoding EpsG family protein: MSILHPYYLIAIIYMMIFSFQEVFSKRVDKKWLWFLGGYLIIVAGLRDQVGPDYGSYRGIYIYSGTKDYISIFMKALNLDGPQPMELEWLFVLINKIMLNVFNAPFYMLTFVIAIFTIFFKVEYVEDNTFYPFTFMLFMFIPGFFIGESGQIRQCLGSFIVYFAIKFIKQRKLFYYLLFIYIGAGIHNVCYIFLPMYWLVRVPLNKTWMLILIVGSVILSPFEVYRVFGDFLTSIASQSELVEGFNGYIDETVQRLNGGFGIPEVMMGILTFFLFFFDTKMKESFPYYEYHRNYAVIGICFYFIFRNNPIFSSRLAGAFIGFSYIIIPNAMYVASENTKKTIYTFIIALVMFNFVVFSSFKNIVNGRFTIELYKNHLLP, encoded by the coding sequence ATGAGTATCCTGCATCCATATTATCTTATTGCTATTATTTACATGATGATCTTCAGCTTTCAGGAAGTTTTTTCCAAGAGGGTTGATAAGAAATGGCTTTGGTTTTTAGGGGGTTATCTTATTATTGTCGCGGGGCTTAGAGATCAGGTAGGACCGGATTATGGAAGTTACCGGGGAATATATATTTATTCGGGAACAAAAGATTATATAAGCATATTTATGAAGGCTCTTAATCTGGATGGGCCGCAACCTATGGAGCTGGAATGGCTTTTTGTATTGATCAATAAGATTATGCTTAATGTTTTCAATGCACCTTTTTACATGCTTACCTTCGTGATTGCCATATTCACGATCTTTTTTAAAGTAGAATATGTTGAGGATAATACTTTTTATCCGTTCACCTTCATGTTGTTTATGTTTATTCCCGGTTTTTTTATTGGGGAAAGCGGACAGATTAGGCAGTGTTTGGGATCGTTTATAGTCTATTTTGCCATTAAATTTATTAAACAGAGGAAGCTGTTTTATTACCTTCTGTTTATTTATATAGGTGCCGGTATTCACAATGTCTGTTATATTTTCTTACCCATGTATTGGTTGGTTCGTGTACCTCTCAATAAGACCTGGATGCTCATTCTTATAGTTGGTTCTGTAATCCTATCTCCTTTTGAAGTCTATCGTGTTTTCGGAGATTTCTTGACGAGTATTGCTTCTCAAAGTGAATTGGTAGAGGGTTTTAACGGATATATTGATGAAACAGTACAGAGGCTTAACGGAGGATTCGGAATTCCTGAGGTCATGATGGGAATTCTTACCTTTTTCCTTTTCTTTTTCGACACAAAAATGAAAGAGAGTTTTCCCTACTATGAATATCACAGGAATTATGCCGTTATTGGGATCTGTTTTTACTTTATTTTTAGAAATAACCCTATTTTTTCTTCTCGTTTGGCGGGTGCATTTATTGGATTCTCCTATATCATCATTCCGAATGCAATGTACGTGGCTTCTGAGAACACTAAAAAAACAATTTATACTTTTATAATCGCTTTGGTTATGTTCAATTTTGTCGTTTTCTCGAGTTTTAAAAATATTGTAAACGGAAGATTTACGATTGAACTGTATAAAAATCATCTTCTACCATAA